Within Sebastes fasciatus isolate fSebFas1 chromosome 19, fSebFas1.pri, whole genome shotgun sequence, the genomic segment GACATAATTAACCAAAGAAAAAGGGTTATATATTCTATAGGCAACAAATCAATTTAGCAGTGCACAGATTCATGGTAGTTAAGTGTGTCTGGACTATTATCCATGGTGTAGGAATAAAAGGCATATTTAATGTTCCATACAGCAGATTACTGACACCTGGCATGATTTTAGATATCATATAGGCCattctttaactttatttacatgATGAAAGGGAATAATATGATTTGCTGCACTGAAAGAAAATATggttttataaaactgtcagtgGTTCCAAATTTCTTTCACGTCAAGGACCTCTAAACTGACAAATTAGaccacggacccccatttgattggatttttgcttttagatcatttattacagaaagaaaatatattattCCTCTTTTTGCTCcatggggaccccctggaaccctctcaaggacccctgggggtccccaaaccccactttgaaaaccactgcacTATGTTACTACAATGCAGCTACTTATTCAGtttataaagtgattttctgTTGACTTCCAGCTTGATGCGGTGTAATCGTACAGACGGGATGCCTCGTGGAAACTTCAACATTTATCTTGCCAGCAGCAGACGAGGATACGTCAGAGCTGAGGAGTATGTGTgtctattttattttgaaatcaggGATCAATGCCTTGCTTGTACCAAAGCTTTTTGTATTCTGATCTTCCTTATATGAATCTATATTATATAAAGCTATATTGTGGTGAATACTAAAAAGCTGATATGCCAAaataatagatataaatatgTGAATTGTGTTGTGAACCACAGGGCGGTGGGCATAGTTCTGCTGGTGGTCATCCTAGCAGCTCTCCTCATCCTGGGCTGCTGGTACTTCAAGAAGAGGAGTGGCTACAGAATAATCAGGGTGAGACCATCATACCCCCTTTAATAAAGTATTAGCCTTCACATTTTATACTTAAAGTGATGATTCATCTGTTATTCGAACTAGTAAAATCAGGTATTGAAGGTTTCTGCAAAATTCCATACATGCTATGAAGTGATTTCCACTCTTCTGTATTTTCCCCAATATATCCCCCATCCTCATTTCTTACTGTTCTCCCACAACTCCTCACACATCGCTCTCTCTCCGGCAGAGCCCTAGGTCGGGGTCACCAAGTCATACAGAAGGCCAGTACTCAGAGGCAGGACCTTCAGCAGATAACAAGATGGCTCTGACTGACTTCGGCAGCTTCCGACCTGCGGTGAGGGACAGGAAGTTACCCCATGACTTGCTTTACTGGCCCTCTATTGCATCTCCCTGTCCCTAAGTCAAGTGTTTTTTATGTCAGGAAAAAGTTGATAAGTACTTTATTGtctatttaaataataataactgtatttatatagcacttttcaaaaacaagttaaaaagtgctttacaaaggCATAAAAAGCAAGAGAAATTAAggt encodes:
- the mlana gene encoding melanoma antigen recognized by T-cells 1, with translation MRCNRTDGMPRGNFNIYLASSRRGYVRAEEAVGIVLLVVILAALLILGCWYFKKRSGYRIIRSPRSGSPSHTEGQYSEAGPSADNKMALTDFGSFRPAVPNAPPAYEKISSGPMPPPYSP